The Telopea speciosissima isolate NSW1024214 ecotype Mountain lineage unplaced genomic scaffold, Tspe_v1 Tspe_v1.0502, whole genome shotgun sequence genome includes a window with the following:
- the LOC122648137 gene encoding F-box/kelch-repeat protein At2g44130-like — MELIPGLPEEIGLECLTRLPYTAHQVAVQVCSRWRELLKSPAFYQLRKQTGNTHKVACLVQSLPAISDGRKPAGPPPYGIAVFDPLSRSWERLEAIPSYPDGLPLFCRISSVEGKLVLMGGWDPASWDPVKDVFVYDFTSRKWRKGKDMPSKRSFFAAGAVEGRVFVAGGHDESKNAMKSAWAYDVRRDEWEELCSMSEERDECEGVVVGNEFWVVSGYGTEHQGRFVRSAEVFELGLNRWRLVEEAWVADRCPRGCVDVGKDGKLICWADADAAVGAGACAVGLGERTLVAGSAHLDATQGVFLVENGGQNNKFQKIDIPDQFSGFIHSGCCVEI; from the coding sequence atggagTTGATTCCAGGTCTACCCGAAGAAATTGGTCTTGAGTGCTTGACTCGGTTGCCGTACACGGCGCACCAAGTCGCCGTCCAAGTTTGCAGTCGATGGCGAGAGCTGCTCAAAAGCCCGGCATTTTACCAGCtgaggaaacaaactgggaatACCCACAAGGTGGCTTGCTTGGTTCAGTCTCTCCCTGCCATCAGCGACGGGCGGAAACCTGCTGGGCCGCCACCTTACGGGATAGCCGTGTTCGACCCGCTAAGTCGGAGTTGGGAGCGATTGGAAGCTATTCCAAGTTACCCAGATGGGCTGCCGCTATTCTGTCGAATATCGAGCGTGGAGGGGAAACTCGTTCTTATGGGTGGATGGGACCCGGCGAGTTGGGACCCTGTGAAGGACGTATTCGTCTATGATTTCACATCTCGGAAATGGAGAAAAGGCAAAGACATGCCTTCGAAGCGGTCTTTCTTTGCGGCAGGTGCGGTGGAAGGAAGGGTGTTTGTGGCGGGCGGCCATGACGAGAGCAAGAATGCGATGAAGTCGGCATGGGCGTACGATGTGAGACGAGACGAGTGGGAGGAGTTGTGTTCCATGAGCGAAGAACGAGACGAATGCGAAGGTGTGGTGGTGGGGAACGAGTTTTGGGTAGTGAGCGGGTATGGGACAGAGCATCAGGGGAGGTTTGTGAGGAGCGCAGAGGTTTTCGAACTCGGATTGAATCGGTGGCGCCTAGTGGAGGAGGCGTGGGTGGCGGATCGATGCCCCAGGGGGTGTGTTGATGTGGGCAAAGACGGGAAGTTGATTTGCTGGGCTGATGCGGATGCAGCAGTTGGAGCAGGGGCATGCGCAGTGGGACTGGGAGAGAGAACCCTTGTGGCCGGCTCGGCTCACCTTGATGCAACCCAAGGGGTCTTCTTGGTAGAGAATGGAGGGCAAAACAATAAATTTCAGAAGATTGATATACCCGATCAGTTTTCTGGATTTATTCACTCAGGTTGTTGTGTTGAGATTTAA